The Sphingomonas sinipercae genome contains a region encoding:
- a CDS encoding nuclear transport factor 2 family protein, whose amino-acid sequence MRWGILAGLLFVCAGTAPAQVAHHPAHFAALSPQASQAAETVDAFHAALRRGDTDGAAMLLAAGAVIFEGGDVERSKAEYAAHHLGADAQFAAAVPSKVSRRSGSVIGNMAWVATEGRTTGSFKGRDVDSVTTETAILERVGSNWKIVHLHWSSRKAGAAD is encoded by the coding sequence ATGCGCTGGGGAATCCTTGCTGGTTTGCTGTTTGTCTGCGCAGGGACCGCTCCGGCGCAGGTCGCCCATCATCCGGCGCATTTCGCGGCGCTTTCGCCGCAGGCCAGCCAGGCTGCTGAAACCGTTGATGCCTTTCACGCCGCGCTGCGCCGCGGCGACACGGATGGGGCGGCAATGCTGCTGGCCGCGGGTGCCGTCATCTTCGAAGGCGGGGACGTGGAACGGTCGAAGGCGGAATATGCGGCGCACCATCTTGGCGCCGACGCGCAATTCGCCGCCGCGGTCCCGTCGAAGGTTTCGCGCCGTAGCGGCTCGGTAATCGGAAATATGGCGTGGGTTGCGACGGAAGGGCGGACGACTGGCAGCTTCAAGGGGCGGGACGTGGATAGCGTCACCACCGAAACCGCGATCCTCGAGCGGGTCGGCTCCAACTGGAAGATCGTTCACCTGCACTGGTCGTCGCGCAAGGCCGGCGCGGCTGATTGA